The following proteins are encoded in a genomic region of Synechococcus sp. ROS8604:
- a CDS encoding TM0106 family RecB-like putative nuclease gives MGATPLADKPLTDRLLRSWVRCRRRAWLDRHANPDDRLYTAHRTLQLDDQQRSFVALLPGKPGYGQAACERGEAGVVGVRLRGVFPDVSAQKDAALEAHPPLLERVKGSSRWGEFAYRPVIARQGRRLTREHRLQLALAGRLLAEFQGGPVPDGLAVAGSGCRLERERLPLGNSLNRQLDEALLRLSADLTRTDPPALAADRRKCTLCSWRGLCNDVASHEGHLSEVSGIGAKRREMLQDIGVNSLQALAAANPKDLAGQLNRFGEQHAAMAAPLVAQARAQRDGVVERLDALPALPELLNAPGVLLYDIESDPDARDDFLHGFVRLPKNGGESWDLTRATYHPLLVLQEHGEKRCWQRIQRFLATYPDWLILHYGETESLALLRMAKRQGASDQEQQALRERLIDVHARLRAHWRLPLSSYGLKAVAGWRGFKWGQSGADGARALLWWRQWRGEGVNARGSSHALRWILTYNRDDGMATWAVAQWLLSADQGLV, from the coding sequence ATGGGTGCCACCCCTCTCGCTGACAAGCCGCTCACGGACAGGTTGCTGCGGAGCTGGGTGCGCTGCCGGCGGAGGGCATGGCTCGACCGCCATGCCAATCCAGATGATCGGCTTTACACCGCCCATCGCACCCTGCAGCTGGATGACCAACAGCGCAGTTTTGTGGCCTTGCTGCCAGGGAAGCCAGGGTATGGCCAGGCGGCTTGCGAGCGCGGAGAGGCCGGCGTGGTGGGGGTGCGATTGCGCGGGGTCTTTCCTGATGTCTCAGCCCAGAAGGATGCGGCTCTAGAGGCCCATCCGCCTCTGCTTGAACGGGTGAAAGGGTCCAGTCGCTGGGGGGAATTTGCCTATCGGCCCGTGATTGCTCGGCAGGGCCGCCGCTTAACCAGAGAACATCGTTTGCAGCTTGCTTTGGCTGGACGCTTGTTGGCTGAATTCCAGGGTGGGCCAGTGCCGGATGGCCTTGCGGTGGCAGGCTCGGGGTGCCGCTTAGAGCGGGAGCGTTTACCGCTTGGCAACAGCTTGAACCGTCAGCTCGATGAGGCTCTGCTGAGGTTGTCAGCCGACTTAACTAGAACCGATCCGCCGGCTTTGGCAGCAGATCGACGCAAGTGCACGCTGTGTAGCTGGAGGGGGCTCTGCAACGACGTGGCGTCTCATGAAGGGCATCTCAGTGAGGTCAGTGGAATTGGGGCCAAAAGGCGCGAGATGTTGCAAGACATCGGGGTGAATAGTCTCCAGGCCCTGGCTGCAGCCAACCCCAAGGATCTCGCTGGGCAGCTCAATCGCTTCGGCGAGCAGCATGCAGCGATGGCGGCCCCTTTGGTGGCCCAAGCCCGTGCCCAGCGAGATGGGGTGGTTGAGCGTCTTGATGCACTCCCAGCACTCCCTGAATTGCTGAATGCCCCAGGGGTCTTGCTTTACGACATCGAATCCGATCCGGATGCCCGTGATGACTTTTTGCACGGATTTGTGCGCTTGCCCAAGAACGGAGGTGAAAGCTGGGATCTCACCCGTGCCACCTACCACCCGCTGCTGGTGCTTCAAGAGCATGGTGAGAAGCGCTGCTGGCAAAGGATCCAACGCTTCCTTGCCACCTATCCCGATTGGTTGATCCTTCATTACGGCGAAACCGAGTCGCTGGCTTTGTTGCGCATGGCCAAACGCCAGGGCGCCTCAGACCAAGAACAGCAAGCCCTGCGAGAGCGCTTGATTGATGTGCATGCCCGCTTGCGTGCCCATTGGCGGCTTCCCCTCAGCAGCTATGGCCTCAAGGCCGTTGCGGGTTGGAGAGGATTCAAGTGGGGCCAGTCAGGGGCCGATGGTGCCAGGGCCCTGTTGTGGTGGCGTCAGTGGCGCGGTGAGGGGGTGAACGCGCGAGGCTCCAGCCATGCCTTGCGTTGGATCCTCACCTACAACCGCGACGATGGAATGGCCACTTGGGCTGTGGCCCAATGGTTGTTGAGCGCTGATCAAGGTCTGGTTTAA
- a CDS encoding folate-binding protein YgfZ — protein MNKLLWDQRFPVLRLEGSGSRTFLQGQTSADVQQAEEGAPLPACWLDATGRVQALLEIRVDATGADVLVLTGTVEALSQGFDRVIFPADRVRLKGNRQQRRQELLVQGQPMDPVNVSWAEDAPDASDRFPASEVANAHQLERWRLDQGWPLSPGELDGTTNPFELGLSPWVHLNKGCYLGQETVAKLASKGEVKQQLRRWRTPSSDLQGTVPERGTVLRRQGERAGVITSAMEIAPTEGAPAEWIGLALVRRHALADPQLSLDNDQGSIQLSKPQAFSEPPTRP, from the coding sequence ATGAACAAGCTCCTTTGGGATCAACGCTTCCCGGTCTTGCGTCTCGAGGGAAGTGGCAGTCGCACGTTTCTTCAAGGTCAGACCAGTGCCGACGTCCAGCAGGCGGAGGAGGGCGCCCCCCTGCCGGCCTGCTGGCTGGATGCCACCGGACGGGTGCAGGCTCTGCTTGAAATCCGAGTGGATGCCACAGGCGCTGATGTGCTCGTGCTGACTGGGACGGTGGAAGCCCTTAGCCAAGGGTTCGACCGTGTGATTTTTCCAGCCGACCGCGTCCGTCTCAAAGGCAACCGACAACAACGCAGACAAGAGCTGCTGGTGCAAGGCCAACCGATGGATCCGGTCAACGTCTCTTGGGCAGAGGATGCACCGGACGCCAGCGATCGTTTTCCCGCCAGTGAGGTCGCCAACGCCCACCAACTCGAGCGTTGGCGTCTGGACCAGGGATGGCCTCTCAGCCCTGGTGAATTGGATGGAACCACCAATCCCTTTGAGCTGGGCCTCTCCCCCTGGGTGCATCTCAACAAAGGCTGTTATTTAGGGCAGGAAACGGTGGCAAAGCTCGCTTCAAAAGGGGAGGTCAAGCAACAACTCCGGCGTTGGCGCACCCCCTCCAGCGACCTTCAGGGGACTGTCCCTGAACGGGGCACCGTGCTGCGACGCCAGGGTGAACGCGCTGGTGTCATTACCTCCGCCATGGAGATTGCTCCTACTGAGGGAGCGCCAGCGGAATGGATCGGCCTCGCCCTCGTGCGCCGGCATGCCCTGGCAGACCCCCAGCTCAGCCTCGACAACGATCAAGGCTCGATTCAGCTGTCCAAACCACAGGCGTTTTCCGAGCCACCCACACGCCCTTAA
- the pyrE gene encoding orotate phosphoribosyltransferase, whose protein sequence is MSQRFQHDPLLEGLAKEAYRHGSFTLASGRSSHHYVNCKPVSLSGSGLALLCPAMLALVEADAAAVGGLTLGADPLVSGVALVAAQAGRSLDALIVRKEAKGHGTGAWLEGPLPAQGALVTVLEDVVTTGGSSIKAVEQLRAAGYSVNRVVTIVDREEGGAAAMQAAGLELFSLYRLEEVAALSRELQA, encoded by the coding sequence ATGTCTCAACGTTTTCAACACGACCCTCTGCTGGAGGGGTTAGCGAAAGAGGCTTACCGCCACGGCAGCTTCACGCTCGCGTCCGGTCGCAGCAGTCATCACTACGTGAATTGCAAGCCGGTCAGCTTGAGCGGTTCAGGCCTAGCCCTGCTCTGCCCAGCGATGTTGGCTCTCGTGGAAGCCGACGCGGCCGCCGTTGGAGGTCTCACCCTGGGAGCCGATCCGCTCGTTAGTGGCGTTGCCCTTGTTGCCGCCCAGGCTGGACGCTCGCTGGACGCTCTGATCGTGCGAAAAGAGGCCAAGGGCCACGGCACAGGGGCTTGGCTGGAGGGTCCCCTGCCTGCGCAAGGCGCGCTCGTCACCGTTCTTGAAGATGTGGTCACCACCGGTGGGTCGTCGATCAAGGCTGTCGAACAACTCCGAGCAGCGGGCTACAGCGTGAATCGGGTGGTGACGATTGTGGACCGTGAAGAGGGAGGGGCTGCTGCCATGCAAGCCGCTGGTCTTGAGTTATTCAGCCTTTATCGCCTGGAAGAGGTGGCCGCCCTGTCCCGTGAACTCCAAGCATGA
- a CDS encoding occludin/ELL family protein codes for MGPLALWQASPGQANPVVCETSLEAPSSSSRAGEVLAPVEVSRCGSVKTTDALVTERFYTWTAPFARGVDVMHQITDLLGIAVAGPEGNRVMGFGFPDQTIVWDGSAIQSTYQVLLEEQSPAIPWRTVDISNGFTSSLAEEGQVRMPIEREDPPSAPIRALW; via the coding sequence ATGGGCCCACTCGCTCTGTGGCAGGCCAGCCCTGGTCAGGCCAATCCTGTGGTGTGCGAGACAAGCCTTGAAGCTCCTTCGTCTTCAAGCCGTGCTGGCGAGGTCCTCGCTCCCGTGGAGGTGAGCCGTTGTGGCTCTGTCAAAACCACGGATGCGCTTGTGACTGAGCGGTTTTATACCTGGACGGCACCCTTCGCTCGTGGCGTTGATGTGATGCACCAGATCACCGACCTGCTTGGCATTGCAGTGGCGGGGCCTGAGGGCAACAGGGTGATGGGATTTGGCTTCCCCGATCAGACGATTGTTTGGGATGGATCGGCCATTCAATCCACGTATCAGGTGTTGCTGGAGGAGCAAAGTCCGGCCATTCCCTGGCGCACTGTGGATATTTCCAACGGATTCACGAGCAGCTTGGCGGAGGAAGGTCAGGTCAGAATGCCCATTGAGCGGGAGGATCCACCCTCAGCACCCATTCGTGCCTTGTGGTAA
- a CDS encoding hemolysin family protein, producing MRNLLLIALLVLPAFFAAAEVALLRLRPSRVHELREEGLPGAPAVERLQRRLRTALLMTQFGTTLSLVALGWIAKGFGQRWWPMETPAGRWWDLAWFLVLVVLATLLSGLLPRALVLSRPEPAALQLSPVLETTMQVLRPLLSALEVIASLLLRLVGLKPRWDALVPALTAGELETLVESGGVTGLRPDERNILEGVFALRDMQVREVMVPRSGMVTLPVEVRFAELMEAVHRTRHARFPVIGQSLDDVRGVLDLRRLAEPIARGELQKDSALEPYLSPAERVPETSNLAELLAIIRSGHPLLLVVDEHGGTEGLVTAADLTGEIVGDEPEQESAEPDLQAIEGQEGAWLVAGDLEIFELNRQLDLDLPEASDHHTLAGFLLERLQHIPSAGEALRHNGVQFEIVTMRGPRIVQVKLVIPGVTTL from the coding sequence ATGCGCAACCTGCTGCTGATCGCGCTTTTGGTCTTACCGGCGTTTTTTGCAGCGGCGGAAGTGGCCTTGCTGCGACTGCGGCCGAGCCGCGTTCATGAACTTCGAGAGGAGGGTCTGCCAGGGGCTCCAGCGGTCGAGCGCCTCCAGCGCCGGTTGCGAACGGCTCTGCTGATGACCCAGTTCGGAACCACCTTGTCGTTGGTGGCGCTCGGTTGGATTGCGAAAGGCTTTGGTCAGCGTTGGTGGCCGATGGAAACCCCCGCCGGTCGTTGGTGGGATCTGGCCTGGTTCCTGGTGTTGGTCGTCTTGGCCACGTTGTTATCCGGGTTGCTCCCACGGGCTTTGGTCCTTAGCCGTCCGGAGCCAGCTGCCTTGCAATTGTCTCCGGTCCTGGAAACCACCATGCAGGTGTTGCGTCCCCTGCTGTCAGCCCTGGAGGTCATCGCCTCCCTTCTGCTTCGTCTCGTGGGCTTGAAGCCTCGCTGGGATGCACTCGTGCCGGCACTCACAGCTGGTGAGCTGGAGACCCTGGTGGAGAGTGGTGGAGTCACGGGACTTCGGCCGGATGAACGCAACATCCTCGAAGGAGTGTTTGCCTTAAGAGACATGCAGGTGAGGGAAGTGATGGTGCCTCGCTCTGGGATGGTCACCCTGCCGGTGGAGGTGCGTTTCGCCGAGTTGATGGAGGCCGTCCACCGCACCCGACATGCGCGTTTTCCAGTGATTGGGCAGTCGCTGGATGATGTGCGTGGCGTGCTCGACTTACGCCGCTTGGCTGAGCCGATCGCCCGTGGCGAACTGCAAAAAGATTCCGCTCTTGAGCCCTATTTAAGTCCTGCCGAGCGGGTGCCTGAGACCAGCAACCTCGCCGAATTGCTGGCGATTATTCGCTCTGGACATCCGTTGCTATTGGTGGTGGATGAACACGGGGGAACCGAGGGATTGGTCACTGCCGCCGATCTCACGGGTGAAATTGTTGGCGATGAGCCAGAGCAAGAAAGTGCCGAGCCAGACCTGCAGGCGATTGAGGGACAGGAAGGTGCCTGGTTGGTTGCTGGTGATTTGGAGATCTTCGAGCTCAATCGCCAACTCGACCTAGACCTGCCTGAGGCCTCGGACCATCACACCCTTGCTGGCTTCTTGTTGGAACGGTTGCAGCACATTCCTTCCGCCGGAGAAGCTCTGCGGCACAACGGAGTTCAATTTGAAATCGTCACGATGAGAGGCCCGCGCATCGTTCAGGTGAAACTGGTGATTCCCGGAGTGACAACCCTCTGA
- a CDS encoding Gfo/Idh/MocA family protein, whose amino-acid sequence MTDPMVPVKVGVIGIGNMGWHHARVLSLLKDADLVGVSDPDAERGALAKDQFDCRWFADYREMLSEVEAVCIAVPTLLHHAVGLACLEAGLHVLIEKPIAASQEEAASLSESASRVDRLLQVGHIERFNPAFRELTKVVANEEVVVLEARRHSPHSDRANDVSVVLDLMIHDLDLVLELAGASVVHLSAAGGRSAEGPIDYVNATLGFDNGVVASLTASKMSHRKIRSLSAHCRGSLVETDFLNHTLHIHRRAHEWYSADHGELLYRNDGFIEEVSTTSIEPLYAELEHFLQCVRGRETPAVDGQQASRALRLADLIEQAVERPAGGVTLSSPI is encoded by the coding sequence ATGACCGACCCTATGGTTCCGGTAAAGGTCGGAGTAATTGGAATCGGCAACATGGGTTGGCATCACGCCCGTGTTCTCAGTCTTTTGAAGGACGCAGATCTTGTTGGCGTCTCCGATCCGGATGCCGAGCGCGGAGCGTTGGCAAAAGACCAGTTCGATTGCCGTTGGTTCGCGGATTACCGCGAGATGCTGTCTGAGGTCGAAGCGGTTTGCATCGCGGTGCCGACCTTGCTTCACCATGCCGTTGGTTTGGCCTGTTTAGAGGCTGGGCTGCACGTTTTGATCGAAAAGCCAATTGCGGCCAGTCAAGAGGAGGCGGCTTCGCTCAGCGAGTCGGCAAGCCGGGTGGATCGGCTGCTGCAGGTGGGGCATATCGAGCGCTTCAATCCTGCGTTTCGTGAGTTGACCAAGGTGGTGGCGAATGAAGAAGTTGTTGTACTGGAAGCCAGACGTCATAGCCCCCATTCCGATCGAGCCAATGATGTCTCGGTGGTTCTTGATTTGATGATCCACGATTTGGATCTTGTCTTGGAACTCGCCGGGGCATCCGTCGTGCATTTATCAGCGGCTGGTGGACGTAGTGCTGAAGGGCCGATCGATTACGTGAACGCAACACTTGGATTCGACAACGGTGTGGTCGCAAGCCTGACGGCCAGCAAAATGAGCCATCGAAAGATCAGGAGCTTGAGTGCGCACTGTCGAGGAAGCCTTGTAGAAACTGATTTTCTAAATCACACCTTGCATATTCATCGGCGTGCCCATGAGTGGTATTCCGCTGATCACGGTGAGCTTTTGTATCGCAACGATGGATTCATTGAAGAGGTGAGCACCACGTCGATTGAGCCGCTTTACGCCGAGTTGGAGCATTTTTTGCAGTGCGTTCGCGGCCGTGAAACCCCTGCCGTGGATGGCCAGCAGGCTTCTCGTGCCCTGCGCCTCGCCGACCTCATTGAGCAGGCGGTGGAGCGGCCTGCTGGAGGCGTCACACTTTCTTCGCCTATTTGA
- a CDS encoding transposase — protein MGGKQLGFSDYELTTDKKQTKREKFLLEIEAIVPWQALIVLIKPRYTKASKKRGRPPYPLGTMLLIHLLQQWYSLSAPAFTERSGVGRRPLEEALIEVPTMRRFAGIELISDRILDETTILTFRHLLEKHGLGEQIFETVQARSPIQSVLLVA, from the coding sequence ATGGGTGGCAAGCAGCTCGGCTTCTCAGATTACGAGCTGACCACAGACAAGAAGCAGACCAAGCGTGAGAAATTTCTCCTTGAGATTGAGGCGATCGTGCCATGGCAGGCGCTGATAGTTTTGATCAAGCCCCGATACACCAAGGCGAGCAAGAAAAGAGGGCGGCCTCCCTATCCGCTCGGCACCATGTTGCTGATTCACCTGCTGCAGCAGTGGTATTCCCTGAGTGCCCCGGCGTTTACGGAGCGAAGCGGAGTGGGCCGGAGGCCGTTGGAAGAGGCCCTGATTGAGGTGCCCACCATGCGCCGCTTTGCTGGCATCGAGCTGATCAGCGACCGGATCCTCGATGAGACAACAATCCTCACCTTCCGCCATCTGCTTGAGAAGCATGGGCTCGGCGAACAGATTTTTGAGACCGTCCAAGCCAGATCACCTATTCAAAGCGTGCTACTCGTTGCCTAG